The following are encoded in a window of Narcine bancroftii isolate sNarBan1 chromosome 2, sNarBan1.hap1, whole genome shotgun sequence genomic DNA:
- the LOC138755029 gene encoding oocyte zinc finger protein XlCOF6-like, which yields MSAHQQAHTRKQPFTCSECGKGFTQSSHLKTHRRIHTKKRPFTCPECSKGFSRSSDLLTHQLVHTGEKPFPCPECGKGFTQSSYLKIHQRIHTGEKPFTCPECGKCFTHSSNLKIHRRMHTGERPFICPECGKGFTQSSKLKSHQRIHTGEKPFTCPECGKCFTHSSNLKIHQWMHTGERPFICPECGKGFTQSSKLKSHRRIHTGEKPFTCPECDKGFTLSSGLKTHQWIHTREKPFTCPECGKGFTQSWDMLTHRQVHTGEWPFSCPECAKGFTQSSNLKSHLRIHTGERPFTCLDCGRGFTLFSHLKSHRWIHTGEKPFTCPECGKGFTHSSSLKTHQRIHTGERPYSCPECGKGFIHSSSLKTHWRIHIGCVPSPSPSATRVSPTPLA from the coding sequence ATGAGTGCCCACCAGCAAGCCCACACCAGGAAGCAGCCGTTCACCTGCTcagagtgcggcaagggcttcactcaGTCCTCTCACCTGAAGACTCACCGACGGATTCACACAAagaagaggcccttcacctgccctgagtgcagcAAGGGGTTCAGTCGATCGTCAGACTTGTTGACCCACCAGCTTGTTCACACTGGTGAGAAGCCCTTCCCCTGCCCCGAATGTGGCAAGGGCTTTACCCAATCCTCTTACCTGAAGATCCACCAGCGgatccacaccggggagaagccCTTCACTTGCCCTGAGTGCGGCAAGTGCTTCACTCATTCCTCTAACCTGAAGATCCATCGGCGAATGcacaccggggagagacccttcatctgccctgagtgtggcaagggcttcacccagtcttCAAAACTGAAGTCCCATCAGcggatccacactggggagaagccCTTCACTTGCCCTGAGTGCGGCAAGTGCTTCACTCATTCCTCTAACCTGAAGATCCATCAGTGGAtgcacaccggggagaggcccttcatctgccctgagtgtggcaagggcttcacccagtcttCAAAATTGAAGTCCCATCGGcggatccacactggggagaagcccttcacctgccctgagtgtgacAAGGGATTCACACTGTCCTCTGGCCTGAAGACCCACCAGTGGATCCACACTAGGGAGAAGCCTTTCACCTGCCCTGAATGTGGCAAGGGGTTCACTCAATCATGGGACATGCTGACCCACCGGCAGGTTCACACTGGCGAGTGGCCCTTCTCCTGCCCAGAGTGCgccaagggcttcacccagtcctcTAACCTGAAGTCCCACCTACggatccacaccggggagaggcccttcacttgCCTTGATTGTGGCAGGGGCTTCACCCTGTTTTCTCACCTGAAGTCCCATCGATGgatccacaccggggagaagccCTTCACCTGTCCTGAGTGCGGCAAAGGCTTCACCCACTCATCCAGCCTGAAGACCCACCAGCggatccacaccggggagaggccctacAGCTGCCCTGAGTGCGGTAAAGGCTTCATCCATTCCTCTAGCTTGAAAACTCACTGGCGGATCCACATTGGGTGTGTTCCTTCACCTTCACCGAGTGCTACAAGAGTTTCACCCACTCCTCTAGCCTGA